A single region of the Lotus japonicus ecotype B-129 chromosome 4, LjGifu_v1.2 genome encodes:
- the LOC130712032 gene encoding inositol-3-phosphate synthase-like → MFIESFKVESPNVKYTETEIQSVYNYETTELVHENKNNAYQWVVKPKTVKYEFKTKTNVPKLGVMLVGWGGNNGSTLTGGVIANKEGISWATKDKIQQSNYFGSLTQASAIRVGSFQGEEIYAPFKSLLPMVNPDDIVFGGWDISNLNLADAMARARVFDIDLQKQLRPYMESMVPLPGIYNPDFIAANQGERANNVLKGTKKEQVQQIIKDIKEFKEANKVDEIVVLWTANTERYSNVVVGLNDTEENLLASLDRDEAEISPSTLYAIACVMENIPFINGSPQNTFVPGLIDLAIRKNSLIGGDDFKSGQTKMKSVLVDFLVGAGIKPTSIVSYNHLGNNDGMNLSAPQTFRSKEISKSNVVDDMVNSNAILFEPGEHPDHVVVIKYVPYVADSKRAMDEYISEIFMGGKNTIVMHNTCEDSLLAAPIILDLVLLAELSTRIQFKAENESKFHSFHPVATILSYLTKAPLVPPGTPVVNALSKQRAMLENIMRACVGLAPENNMIMEYK, encoded by the exons AACCCAAGACTGTCAAATATGAATTTAAAACCAAAACCAATGTCCCTAAACTTGG GGTAATGCTTGTGGGATGGGGTGGAAACAATGGTTCAACACTCACTGGTGGTGTTATTGCTAACAAAGA GGGTATTTCATGGGCAACAAAGGACAAGATTCAACAGTCCAATTACTTTGGTTCTCTGACTCAGGCATCAGCTATCAGAGTGGGGTCTTTCCAAGGGGAAGAAATCTATGCCCCATTCAAGAGCCTGCTTCCAATG GTGAACCCTGATGACATTGTGTTTGGAGGATGGGATATCAGCAACTTGAACCTGGCTGATGCCATGGCCAGAGCCAGGGTCTTTGACATTGACCTGCAGAAACAATTAAGGCCTTACATGGAATCCATGGTTCCACTCCCCGGAATCTATAACCCGGATTTCATTGCTGCCAACCAAGGAGAGCGTGCCAACAATGTCCTCAAAGGCACCAAGAAAGAACAAGTTCAACAAATCATCAAAGACATCAA GGAGTTTAAGGAAGCCAACAAGGTTGATGAGATTGTTGTCCTGTGGACTGCCAACACTGAGAGATACAGTAATGTAGTTGTGGGACTAAACGACACTGAGGAAAACCTCTTGGCTTCCTTGGACAGGGATGAGGCTGAGATTTCCCCTTCCACCTTGTATGCCATAGCTTGTGTCATGGAAAACATTCCTTTTATCAATGGAAGCCCTCAGAACACCTTTGTCCCAG GGCTGATTGATCTGGCCATCAGGAAGAACAGTTTGATCGGTGGAGATGACTTCAAGAGTGGTCAGACCAAGATGAAATCTGTGTTGGTGGATTTCCTTGTAGGAGCTGGTATCAAG CCAACATCAATAGTGAGTTACAACCATTTAGGAAACAATGATGGCATGAATCTGTCAGCCCCACAAACCTTCCGCTCTAAGGAAATCTCCAAGAGCAACGTTGTTGACGACATGGTCAACAGCAATGCCATCCTCTTTGAGCCTGGTGAACATCCAGACCATGTTGTTGTTATTAAG TATGTGCCCTACGTGGCGGACAGCAAGAGGGCCATGGATGAGTACATCTCAGAGATATTCATGGGTGGAAAGAACACCATCGTGATGCACAACACGTGTGAGGATTCACTGTTAGCAGCTCCTATCATCTTGGACTTGGTCCTCCTTGCAGAGCTGAGCACTAGAATCCAGTTCAAGGCTGAAAATGAG AGCAAGTTCCACTCATTCCACCCTGTTGCTACCATCCTCAGTTACTTGACCAAGGCTCCTCTT GTTCCACCAGGCACACCAGTGGTGAATGCATTGTCAAAGCAGAGAGCTATGCTGGAAAACATCATGAGAGCTTGTGTTGGATTGGCTCCTGAGAACAACATGATCATGGAGTACAAGTGA